A segment of the Butyrivibrio fibrisolvens genome:
CTTGAAAAACGCTACTACGAGCATTTCACCCTATCTCACCTTGGCGAACAATATCATGTCGACCCCACCTACCTTTCAAGAGTATTCTCGCAAAAGTACGGCGAATCAATAACCGCCTTCATTGCAAGAACCAGAATTGAAAAAGCCAAAGAACTCATGATAAGAAAGCAAAGCTTTGAAGCGATTTCTTTCGAAGTCGGATACGAAGACTATAACTACTTTAGCCGCGTCTTCAGAAAACAGACTGGCCAAAGCCCAAGCGAATATAAGAAGAAACTGGAGGCAAGTCACATATGATGACAAGTACAGTTTTCAAAGAAAGCAATATCAAATAGATAAAAAAAGAAGTAAAAAAGAGATTATAAAAATAGTAAAGGAAAAAGCAATATGACAGAGATCAATAAAATGGAAAAACACAATAAAAATAAAAGAAATACTAATTATATCAAAAATATCAAAAGCATAATCATAATTCTCGCTGCCTCAATCATGCTCATCGGCTGCGGCAAGAAAGATCCCGAAATCGACGGCGTAGTAGACATTTTCGACTACGTAACAGTAGAATTCGACGGAACGAACGGCCAGGGCAAAGCCAACGTAGTAATCGACTACGACAACCTAGAACTTGAAATGGTCGGCGGCCGAGATAAGTTGGAAGCGCTTGATTCTGTCGAGGATCTTGGAACCTTAAATAAATACATCAACGTATGCGCATCCTTATCTTTTTCATCGGATCAGTATACAGATCTTTCTAACGGTGACGTAGTTACAGTATCAGTCGTATACGATAAGACCGCCGCAGACGAGGCTGGCGTAGTATTCGGCAGCGAATCATCACACCAATACAAAGTCAGTGGTTTGAAATAATATCTGCACTATTGCATAATATCGTTCGCAACTAACTCACTCATACTTCGCACATATAAAATATCACCAAAACCTAGAGGATTCCTGAGGATGGCAGTTAATAAATGATTCCGGGTCTTTGAAAAATATATTAAAATTCAAGAGCGTGATAGATGGACCAATATATTCTGCTTGGGATTCACATGTCTGAGCGTAGCGAGTTTGAATCCCAGAATATATTGGTCCAGCTATCATGCCTTGAATTTAATATATTTTTCACGACCCGAAATCATTTATTAACTGCCATCCTCAGAAATCCTCCAGCCCTGCGACACCTATATGTGCGAAGCCTGATTCCAAATCATGTAGGACGATTTTAAAAATCGTCCTATTATTTTTGAAAAATATTCCTAACAGTATATTAACTGAATAATTGATAATAGCCTTAGCAAGGGACCTGAACCAAGGCCCAGGGGATCGTTTTTATTTTAAAAAGGAGGATGTTTTTGTCATGAAAAAATTTGGTAAAAAGTTACTGGCTGTTGCATGCACTTCCGCACTTATGGCAAGCGCCATCGGATGTAGCAATACAGGTAACGCAGCAGATACCGGATCTGCAGGGGGCGGAGCAGGAGGAGCTTCTTCTGACATCACGATCGGCGTATCTATCTGGAGTTCAACAGACGTACTCGGAAGCCAGTGCAAAAAGGTCGTTGATAAGGCAGCAGGTGCTCTTGGCGTAAAGACACAGTGGGTTGACCAGGGCCACGTATCCGAGCAGGTTACAGCATCAGTTGAAACCCTCTGCGCAGCAGGATGCCAGGGCATCATCATCTGTAACTCAGCAGATTCAGAGATGACATCAGCTATCAATACCTGTGATGAGTACGGCGTATATATCGCACAGTTCTTCCGTATCATCTCAGAGAAGAACAGCCCTGAAGTTTATAAGACAGCCTGCAACTCCAAGTATTATGTTGGTGCAGTTCACGAAGATGAGGTTACCAACGGATACACACTCGTTAATCTCCTTATCGAGAACGGCGACAGAAATATAGGTCTTGAAGCTTGGACAGTTGGTGATGCAACATTCCAGGCAAGATGGGAAGGATACCAGAAAGCAGTTGATGAGTGGAATGCAGCTAACCCTGATGATCAGGTTACAATGAGCGAGCCTGTATATGCTAACACATCTTCTGAAGAAGGTGCAGCAGCTGCAATGTCACTTTACAACTCAATGCCCGGTATGGATGCTCTTATCGTAGCAGGTGGTGGGGGAGATCCACTTGTAGGTTCAATTGGTGCTTTTGATAACGCAGGTCTTACAGGCCAGATCGACGTAGTATCAACAGACTTCCTTGATGACCTTGCAGATCAGCTTAAGTCTGGCGGAATGTATGCAGAGTCAGGCGGACACTTCTGCGATCCACTCTTTGCATTCCTTATGGTTTACAACGCAGTTCAGGGTAATTATGTGAAGGAAGAAGGTACATTCGGATATGAGATTCTTTTCCCATATATCTATGTATCATCTCCTGAAGACTATTCTAACTATGAAGAGTACTTTGTAAACGCTGATCCATACACAGACGAAGAGATCGTAACAATGGCAGGATATAGCTTTGACGACCTTAACAAGGCAGCAAGCGAATTATCAATCGATGACGTTATAGCTCGTCATCAGTAATCCAGGGCACACACTATATGCCGTACAACTTGCCACTTAGGCTGTACGGCATATTTTTATAGGAATCTGGTAAAAGAACTTAAAGATTCAAGAACAAAAATCCTAAATAATCACATCAGGAGACTTAATTCTATGAAGAAGTTAAAAGAAAACCAATGGTATGGAATAGTCATTCTGGTACTCATGGCCATCCTGTTCTGGGCTGTATTCAAGATATTAAGACCAGATACATTTGGCTCTCCGGATAAAGTGCTCCAGTATATCAAAACTGCATTTATATATGCAATTGGTGGATGCGGACTTTATTTTATCTGCGTAATGGGACCATTCGACTTTTCAGTTGGTGCAAATATCGTTTTATCAGCAGTTGTAGCTGTAACTGCAAGTAAGTATTTTGGCTATGCAGGACTCATCATAGCACCGCTCATCTGCGGTACGCTTGTAGGTCTTTGCAACGGCATCGTGTATATGAAACTTCAGATATCGTCACTTATCGTAACGGTAGGTCTTTCGCTTATATATGAGGCACTGGCTATTTTTGCAACTAATGGTAAAGAAGCTGTCCTTGACAAGAACCTTCGTGCCTTCGGCGATTATCCATGGAATATTGTGCTGGCATTTTCTGCATATCTCATATGCGCTTTTATCCTAAGGTACACCAAGTTTGGAACATACGTTTATGCCATCGGAAGTAACGAAGTCGTTGCCAAGAACATGGGCGTAAATATCAAAAAATATAAGATCCTCGCATTCACGATCTGCGGATTCTTCGTAGGAATCCAGAGTATCCTTACCATCAGCTACGGTACATCAATGACATCCGCATCAAACCTTGCATCCATGAGCCGTAACTTCACACCACTTATGGGAACATTCTTCGGCCTTGCATTCAGAAAATACGGCCATCCCATCGTAGCGATAGTAATAGGCGAGATCATCATCTCAATGATGTTCAACGGTTTCGTAGCACTTGGCGCACCGATCACCATCCAGAACGTGATCACAGGTATCGCGCTTCTTATGATCGTAA
Coding sequences within it:
- a CDS encoding substrate-binding domain-containing protein, producing the protein MKKFGKKLLAVACTSALMASAIGCSNTGNAADTGSAGGGAGGASSDITIGVSIWSSTDVLGSQCKKVVDKAAGALGVKTQWVDQGHVSEQVTASVETLCAAGCQGIIICNSADSEMTSAINTCDEYGVYIAQFFRIISEKNSPEVYKTACNSKYYVGAVHEDEVTNGYTLVNLLIENGDRNIGLEAWTVGDATFQARWEGYQKAVDEWNAANPDDQVTMSEPVYANTSSEEGAAAAMSLYNSMPGMDALIVAGGGGDPLVGSIGAFDNAGLTGQIDVVSTDFLDDLADQLKSGGMYAESGGHFCDPLFAFLMVYNAVQGNYVKEEGTFGYEILFPYIYVSSPEDYSNYEEYFVNADPYTDEEIVTMAGYSFDDLNKAASELSIDDVIARHQ
- a CDS encoding ABC transporter permease — encoded protein: MKKLKENQWYGIVILVLMAILFWAVFKILRPDTFGSPDKVLQYIKTAFIYAIGGCGLYFICVMGPFDFSVGANIVLSAVVAVTASKYFGYAGLIIAPLICGTLVGLCNGIVYMKLQISSLIVTVGLSLIYEALAIFATNGKEAVLDKNLRAFGDYPWNIVLAFSAYLICAFILRYTKFGTYVYAIGSNEVVAKNMGVNIKKYKILAFTICGFFVGIQSILTISYGTSMTSASNLASMSRNFTPLMGTFFGLAFRKYGHPIVAIVIGEIIISMMFNGFVALGAPITIQNVITGIALLMIVTMTTKPVKGLVVK